The following are encoded together in the Parabacteroides chongii genome:
- a CDS encoding alcohol dehydrogenase: MLAYTYIEHGKFELREKAEPEIKDSRDAIVRVTLGSICTSDLHIKHGSVPRAVPGITVGHEMVGIVEQVGPDVISVEPGDRVTVNVETFCGECFFCKHGYVNNCTDPNGGWALGCRIDGGQAEYVRVPYADSGLNRIPETVSDEQALFVGDVLATGFWAARISEISNDDTVLIIGAGPTGICTLLCVMLKKPRRIIVCEKSPERIRFVREHYPDVLVTEPENCKDFVLRNSDYGGADVVLEVAGSEDTFRLAWDCARPNAIVTVVALYDKPQLLPLPDMYGKNLTFKTGGVDGCDCAEILELIEQGKIDTTPLITHKFPLNEIEEAYRVFENRLDGVVKVAISV; the protein is encoded by the coding sequence ATGCTTGCATATACATATATTGAACATGGTAAATTCGAACTGCGCGAGAAGGCGGAACCGGAAATAAAAGATTCACGTGATGCTATCGTGCGTGTGACGCTGGGTAGTATCTGTACGAGTGACCTGCATATTAAACATGGTAGTGTGCCACGTGCCGTACCCGGAATAACGGTAGGGCATGAGATGGTCGGTATTGTGGAGCAGGTAGGTCCTGATGTTATTTCCGTCGAACCGGGGGACAGGGTAACCGTAAATGTAGAGACATTCTGTGGGGAATGCTTCTTTTGCAAACATGGGTATGTCAACAACTGTACGGATCCCAATGGCGGTTGGGCTTTAGGATGTCGTATAGACGGCGGTCAGGCAGAATATGTCAGGGTCCCTTATGCCGACAGTGGATTAAACCGTATTCCGGAGACGGTTAGCGACGAGCAAGCTCTATTTGTTGGTGATGTGTTGGCCACAGGTTTTTGGGCAGCCCGCATTTCGGAGATTTCCAATGATGATACAGTGCTTATCATTGGTGCCGGTCCTACCGGTATCTGTACATTGCTTTGTGTGATGCTGAAGAAGCCACGACGGATCATTGTCTGTGAAAAGTCCCCTGAAAGAATCCGGTTTGTCCGTGAACATTACCCGGATGTGCTGGTGACAGAACCCGAAAACTGCAAGGATTTCGTACTTCGTAACAGCGATTACGGCGGTGCAGATGTGGTCCTGGAGGTAGCGGGTAGCGAAGATACTTTCCGTTTGGCTTGGGATTGTGCCCGACCCAATGCGATTGTCACCGTTGTTGCCCTCTATGATAAACCCCAACTTCTTCCTTTACCGGATATGTATGGAAAGAACCTGACCTTTAAAACAGGAGGCGTGGACGGTTGCGACTGTGCCGAGATTCTTGAATTGATCGAGCAGGGTAAGATAGACACCACTCCGCTTATTACTCACAAATTTCCGTTGAACGAGATTGAAGAGGCTTATCGTGTCTTTGAAAATCGTTTGGATGGGGTTGTGAAGGTGGCTATTTCGGTTTAG
- a CDS encoding 4Fe-4S binding protein: protein MLRKIRLTAAVIFFTLITLLFLDFTGTIHQWFGWMAKIQFLPALLAVNIGIVIGLVVLTLLFGRIYCSVICPLGVFQDVVSWIAGKQKKNRFSYSPAVSWLRYGILAMFVLAMIGGFGSLLALLAPYSAYGRIASNLFAPFYQWANNGLAYLAERMDSYAFYTVDVWMKGIATFSIAIITFIVLAILAWRNGRTYCNTICPVGTILGFLARYSYFKPVIDTEKCNGCGLCARNCKAACIDTKEHWIDYSRCVACMDCIGKCRRNALKYVPGQSLTKKQVETTTSPSASASVLPSASAPATEKSAASRRHFLSVATLFAVSATLKAQVKPEKNVDGGLAPIEDKQKPERLTPITPPGSLSARNFTGHCTACQLCVSVCTNQVLRPSGNLMTLMQPEMSYELGYCRPECTKCADVCPTSAIQPISVADKSAIQIGHAVWIKDLCVVNTDGVDCGNCARHCPTAAIQMVPKDPEALDSPKIPVINTERCIGCGACEHLCPSRPLSAIYVEGHEMHRTI from the coding sequence ATGTTAAGAAAAATCAGACTAACTGCTGCCGTCATTTTCTTTACCCTGATCACCTTGTTGTTCCTTGATTTCACGGGGACAATACATCAGTGGTTCGGTTGGATGGCGAAGATACAATTCCTTCCGGCATTGCTGGCGGTGAATATAGGAATAGTGATAGGGCTTGTTGTCCTGACATTACTGTTCGGACGGATCTACTGCTCGGTTATTTGTCCGCTGGGAGTATTTCAGGATGTTGTTTCATGGATAGCCGGAAAACAAAAGAAGAACCGTTTTTCGTATTCCCCGGCGGTTAGCTGGTTACGTTATGGGATACTTGCTATGTTTGTACTTGCGATGATTGGAGGTTTTGGTTCGCTATTGGCTTTGCTGGCTCCATACAGTGCCTATGGGCGGATCGCCTCCAATCTGTTCGCTCCTTTCTATCAATGGGCAAACAATGGACTCGCTTATCTCGCTGAACGGATGGATAGCTATGCCTTTTATACGGTAGATGTTTGGATGAAAGGAATAGCCACTTTCAGCATAGCCATCATAACATTTATCGTACTGGCTATATTAGCGTGGCGTAACGGACGAACCTACTGCAATACCATTTGTCCGGTAGGAACTATCCTCGGTTTCCTTGCCCGGTATTCTTATTTCAAACCGGTTATCGATACCGAAAAATGTAACGGTTGCGGATTATGTGCCCGGAATTGTAAGGCTGCATGCATCGATACCAAAGAACACTGGATCGATTACAGCCGTTGCGTGGCTTGTATGGATTGCATCGGGAAATGTCGCCGGAATGCTCTGAAATATGTACCGGGACAATCGCTGACGAAGAAACAGGTTGAAACAACAACTTCGCCATCGGCTTCGGCGTCAGTATTACCATCGGCATCGGCTCCAGCCACAGAAAAATCCGCTGCTTCACGTCGTCACTTTTTATCGGTTGCCACCCTGTTTGCCGTATCAGCCACATTGAAGGCACAAGTCAAACCCGAAAAGAATGTAGATGGCGGTTTAGCTCCGATCGAAGACAAACAAAAACCGGAACGCCTCACTCCTATCACTCCTCCCGGATCATTAAGCGCACGAAACTTTACCGGACATTGTACTGCCTGCCAATTATGTGTATCCGTCTGTACCAACCAGGTACTGCGTCCGTCCGGAAACCTTATGACCCTCATGCAACCGGAAATGTCCTATGAACTCGGGTATTGCCGACCGGAATGTACCAAATGTGCGGACGTATGCCCCACCAGTGCCATACAGCCGATCAGTGTAGCCGATAAATCTGCCATTCAGATCGGGCATGCCGTATGGATCAAAGACCTTTGCGTAGTCAATACCGACGGTGTCGATTGCGGCAACTGTGCCCGTCATTGTCCGACAGCTGCTATACAGATGGTTCCCAAAGATCCCGAAGCACTCGACTCACCAAAAATACCGGTTATCAATACCGAACGTTGTATCGGTTGCGGAGCCTGCGAACATCTTTGTCCCTCCCGCCCACTGAGTGCCATCTATGTGGAAGGACACGAAATGCACCGGACCATTTAA
- a CDS encoding aldo/keto reductase: MEEKNKKNIDRRRFLKVLGGSTLASTASLYSCKPDKNASFRGNGSGDIPAEMTYRTTPTTGDKVSLLGYGCMRWPTVSNSSARDSSDEIDQEMVNRLVDYAIAHGINYFDTSPAYCKGRSEHATGIALSRYPRDTYYIATKLSNFAPQTWSRENSMAMYRNSMKELQVDYIDYYLLHGIGMGNGMEDFEGRYINNGMLDFLLEERKAGRIRNLGFSYHGDIKVFDYLLSRQNEIKWDFVQIQLNYVDWKHAKEVNTRNTDAEYLYGELQKRNIPAIIMEPLLGGRLSNVHDHIAAKLKQRSPESSVASWAFRFAGTFPGVLTVLSGMTYMEHLQDNLRTYSPLEPLTDNDLAFLEETAVQMLRYPTIPCNDCKYCMPCPYGLDIPEILLHYNRCINAGNIPESQQDENYAKARRAFLVGYDRSVPRLRQANHCVGCNQCNPHCPQNIDIPKELLRIDKYTEQLKQNLL; this comes from the coding sequence ATGGAAGAAAAGAATAAAAAGAATATAGACCGACGGAGATTCCTGAAAGTCTTAGGCGGAAGCACACTGGCATCGACAGCCTCACTTTATAGTTGCAAACCGGACAAAAACGCATCCTTCCGGGGAAACGGTTCCGGTGATATTCCTGCCGAAATGACCTATCGCACCACGCCCACGACAGGCGATAAAGTATCCTTGTTAGGATATGGCTGTATGCGTTGGCCGACAGTTTCCAACAGCAGTGCAAGAGACAGTAGTGACGAGATCGACCAGGAAATGGTCAATCGCCTGGTCGACTATGCCATCGCACATGGTATCAACTATTTCGACACATCGCCTGCATATTGTAAAGGACGTTCGGAGCATGCCACAGGTATCGCTCTCAGCCGTTATCCGCGCGATACCTATTATATTGCCACCAAATTATCCAACTTCGCGCCCCAGACATGGAGCCGTGAAAACTCGATGGCTATGTATCGTAACTCTATGAAAGAGCTGCAAGTCGACTATATCGACTATTACCTATTGCACGGTATCGGTATGGGAAACGGTATGGAAGATTTCGAAGGACGTTATATAAACAACGGCATGCTCGATTTTCTGCTTGAAGAACGAAAGGCAGGCCGTATCCGCAACCTGGGTTTCTCTTATCATGGAGATATCAAAGTATTCGACTACCTCCTCTCCCGTCAGAACGAAATTAAGTGGGATTTTGTCCAGATACAGCTCAACTATGTTGACTGGAAACATGCGAAAGAGGTCAACACCCGGAATACCGATGCTGAATATCTATACGGCGAATTACAGAAACGAAACATCCCCGCCATCATCATGGAGCCGTTACTGGGAGGCCGTCTCTCGAACGTACACGACCATATTGCAGCGAAACTGAAACAACGCAGTCCCGAGTCGAGTGTCGCTTCATGGGCTTTCCGTTTCGCGGGAACATTCCCGGGTGTATTGACGGTATTAAGCGGAATGACTTATATGGAACATTTGCAGGATAACCTCCGCACCTACTCCCCACTGGAACCGCTGACGGATAATGATCTGGCTTTTTTGGAAGAGACTGCCGTACAAATGCTCCGTTATCCTACCATCCCTTGCAATGATTGTAAATATTGTATGCCTTGTCCGTATGGTTTGGATATTCCTGAGATCCTCTTGCATTATAACCGTTGTATTAATGCCGGAAATATTCCCGAAAGCCAACAGGATGAAAATTATGCGAAAGCGCGTCGTGCTTTCCTTGTCGGATACGACCGCAGTGTTCCCCGGCTGCGTCAGGCCAATCATTGTGTCGGCTGCAACCAGTGCAATCCGCATTGTCCGCAGAACATCGATATTCCGAAAGAGTTATTACGTATAGATAAATATACGGAACAGTTGAAACAAAACTTATTATAG
- a CDS encoding putative quinol monooxygenase produces MKKLLIVLLLTAVIIPVIAQETENMVRLSKITVDPERLAEYNAHLKEEIEASMRLEPGVLLLYAMAEKDHPNKVTILEIYADETAYKSHIETPHFQKYKQGTLDMVKHLELIDTTPLIPGLKMKSPSTAVNTVRPRPF; encoded by the coding sequence ATGAAGAAGTTACTAATCGTTTTATTGCTCACAGCTGTGATTATTCCGGTAATCGCACAAGAAACTGAAAATATGGTACGTCTGTCGAAAATTACAGTCGATCCGGAACGGTTAGCTGAATATAATGCTCATCTGAAGGAAGAGATAGAAGCCTCCATGCGGTTGGAGCCGGGTGTCCTGCTACTTTATGCAATGGCTGAAAAGGATCATCCGAATAAGGTGACTATACTTGAAATCTATGCGGATGAAACTGCCTATAAAAGCCACATCGAAACTCCTCATTTCCAGAAATACAAACAGGGAACGCTCGATATGGTAAAACATCTGGAACTGATCGATACTACTCCGTTGATTCCCGGGTTAAAGATGAAATCTCCTTCAACAGCCGTGAATACGGTTCGACCGAGGCCTTTCTGA
- a CDS encoding flavodoxin family protein yields MKVLLINGSPRKEGNTFLALSEVATALEQNGVETRIIQLGNKAVQGCIACNKCNELGRCVFKDKLYEDIRENLQDIDGLIVGSPVYYAGPNGSLCAILDRVFYSCSDMLAYKPAAAIAVCRRGGASATIDRLNKYFTINNMPVVSSQYWNIIHGRLPGEAAQDAEGLQIMRTLGKNMAWLLKNIKAGAQPLPETEERQITNFIR; encoded by the coding sequence ATGAAAGTGTTACTTATTAATGGAAGTCCCCGGAAAGAGGGAAATACATTTCTGGCTTTGTCTGAAGTGGCAACAGCTTTGGAACAGAATGGCGTCGAAACCCGTATCATCCAACTCGGCAATAAAGCCGTACAAGGTTGCATTGCCTGTAACAAGTGCAACGAATTGGGGAGATGCGTTTTCAAAGATAAACTGTATGAAGATATACGTGAAAATCTTCAGGATATAGATGGATTGATAGTAGGTTCTCCCGTATATTACGCCGGGCCTAACGGTTCGCTTTGTGCCATCCTTGACAGAGTATTTTATTCCTGTTCGGATATGCTTGCATACAAGCCGGCAGCCGCAATTGCAGTCTGCCGACGTGGCGGAGCCAGTGCTACCATCGACCGGCTGAACAAATATTTTACGATCAACAACATGCCTGTCGTCTCTTCGCAATACTGGAACATCATACACGGCCGCCTGCCCGGCGAGGCTGCACAGGATGCCGAAGGTTTACAAATCATGCGGACACTCGGTAAGAATATGGCCTGGTTACTGAAAAACATAAAAGCCGGGGCACAGCCATTGCCGGAAACTGAAGAGCGGCAAATAACGAACTTTATCAGATAA
- a CDS encoding dipeptidase: MTVKSYIESNKDRFLEELFSLIRIPSISAKHEHKPDMKACAQRWTELLLSSGADKAVVMPTEGNPVVYGEKIISPDAPTVLVYAHYDVMPAEPLELWKSQPFEPEIRDGRIWARGADDDKGQSMMQVKGFETALKLDLLKCNVKFIFEGEEEIGSPSLETFCREHKDLLKADVILVSDTSMVSAETPSLTTGLRGLAYWEIEVTGPNRDLHSGHFGGAVANPINVLCKLMADIIDADGRITIPGFYDDVEEVSPAEREMIAQIPFNEEKYKAAIGVDALFGEKGYSTLERNSCRPSFDICGIWGGYTEEGSKTVLPSKAYAKVSCRLVPHQDHTKISQLFEEYINQVAPACVKVKVTPKHGGQGYVCPIDLPAYQAAERACTIAFGKKPLAVRRGGSIPIISTFEQVLGIKTVLMGFGLEQNAIHSPNESCMLDFFYKGIESVAEFYKEYK; the protein is encoded by the coding sequence ATGACAGTCAAATCGTATATAGAATCCAATAAAGATCGTTTCCTGGAAGAGCTGTTCAGCTTGATCCGTATTCCGTCAATCAGTGCAAAACACGAACATAAACCGGATATGAAAGCCTGTGCCCAGCGGTGGACAGAGTTGTTGTTGTCTTCCGGTGCAGACAAAGCGGTAGTTATGCCGACAGAAGGAAATCCGGTAGTTTATGGTGAAAAGATCATTTCTCCGGATGCTCCGACCGTACTTGTTTATGCTCATTACGATGTAATGCCTGCCGAACCGTTGGAACTGTGGAAAAGCCAGCCGTTCGAACCGGAAATACGCGATGGTCGTATCTGGGCGCGTGGAGCCGATGACGATAAGGGCCAGTCTATGATGCAGGTAAAAGGTTTTGAGACAGCGTTGAAACTCGATTTATTGAAATGTAACGTGAAGTTTATCTTTGAAGGAGAAGAAGAGATCGGTTCTCCCAGCCTGGAAACCTTCTGCCGCGAACATAAAGATTTATTGAAAGCAGATGTAATCCTGGTATCCGATACCAGTATGGTCAGTGCCGAAACACCTTCATTGACAACTGGTCTGCGTGGTCTGGCCTATTGGGAAATCGAAGTGACGGGGCCTAACCGTGATCTGCATTCCGGTCATTTCGGTGGGGCAGTAGCTAACCCGATCAATGTATTATGTAAACTGATGGCGGATATAATCGATGCCGACGGACGTATCACGATCCCCGGATTCTATGATGATGTAGAAGAAGTTTCTCCGGCAGAACGGGAGATGATCGCACAGATCCCGTTCAATGAAGAAAAATATAAAGCGGCGATCGGTGTGGATGCCCTGTTCGGTGAAAAAGGATATTCGACACTGGAAAGGAACAGTTGCCGTCCGTCATTCGACATCTGTGGTATTTGGGGCGGTTATACGGAAGAAGGAAGCAAGACCGTGTTGCCGTCGAAAGCCTATGCAAAAGTTTCCTGCCGGTTGGTTCCGCATCAGGATCATACGAAAATATCTCAGCTATTCGAAGAGTATATAAACCAAGTGGCTCCTGCCTGTGTTAAGGTAAAAGTCACACCGAAACACGGTGGACAGGGTTATGTTTGTCCGATCGACCTGCCTGCTTACCAGGCAGCGGAGAGGGCCTGTACGATTGCTTTCGGAAAGAAGCCGCTGGCTGTACGTCGTGGAGGAAGTATTCCTATTATCTCCACTTTCGAACAGGTATTAGGTATAAAGACCGTCCTGATGGGCTTCGGACTCGAACAGAACGCTATTCATTCTCCTAACGAGAGTTGCATGTTGGACTTCTTCTATAAAGGGATTGAATCGGTTGCCGAATTTTATAAAGAATACAAATGA
- a CDS encoding YdeI/OmpD-associated family protein, whose amino-acid sequence MGAELTFAKREDFQEWLKNYGQTSEGVWLLLGKTKTLKTLSAEEALEEALCFGWIDGLINSIDEHRYKKYFSKRRKGSKWSEKNKKIVEKLIKEGRMTGFGLQAIEEAKRSGEWEKVRDRNVTDTQKSEFESLIKNYDLAYTNYLTTAKSTQNNFVGFYFEAKREDTRLKRLEKIIGLLEQNKKLM is encoded by the coding sequence ATGGGAGCTGAATTAACTTTCGCAAAAAGAGAAGACTTTCAGGAGTGGTTAAAGAATTACGGCCAGACAAGTGAGGGTGTCTGGTTATTATTAGGGAAAACAAAAACATTAAAAACATTATCTGCAGAAGAGGCGTTGGAAGAAGCATTGTGTTTCGGGTGGATCGACGGGCTGATCAACTCTATCGACGAACACAGATACAAAAAGTACTTTTCCAAAAGAAGGAAAGGAAGTAAATGGTCGGAAAAGAATAAAAAGATTGTAGAAAAGCTTATCAAAGAAGGAAGAATGACCGGGTTCGGACTGCAGGCCATCGAAGAAGCCAAAAGAAGCGGAGAATGGGAAAAGGTACGGGATAGAAATGTTACCGATACTCAAAAGTCTGAGTTCGAATCCCTGATAAAAAACTACGATCTGGCTTATACTAATTATCTTACGACAGCAAAGTCGACTCAAAATAATTTTGTCGGTTTCTACTTTGAAGCGAAAAGAGAAGATACCCGGCTGAAAAGATTAGAGAAAATAATCGGGTTATTGGAGCAGAATAAAAAGTTAATGTAA
- a CDS encoding helix-turn-helix domain-containing protein, whose product MMEIREMDHIYQYNDRMGLETLHPLISIVDFSKCEVQVESARLRYGFYSVFLKDVKCGDLQYGRNYYDYQEGTMVFTAPGQVVGVARKGEYIQPKGWALLFHPDLIRGTSLGRNIKNYRFFSYEVYEALHLSEQERQIVIDCLKNIELELHHGIDKHSKMLIVSNIELLLNYCVRFYDRQFITREEANKDTLAKFEKIMNDYFQSDKPQDIGLPSVQYCADQLHLSANYLGDLIKKETGKSAQEQIQLYLIDMAKEKVLDTSRSISEIAYELGFKYPQHFTRLFKKCVGTSPNEYRMQN is encoded by the coding sequence ATGATGGAAATTAGAGAAATGGATCACATTTATCAGTATAATGACCGGATGGGGCTGGAAACATTGCATCCGCTGATCAGTATTGTCGACTTTTCAAAATGTGAGGTACAGGTAGAAAGTGCACGTTTGAGATATGGCTTTTACTCAGTCTTTTTGAAAGATGTGAAATGCGGTGACCTGCAATACGGGCGTAATTATTATGACTATCAAGAGGGCACGATGGTTTTCACTGCCCCCGGACAAGTGGTAGGTGTTGCCCGAAAAGGAGAATATATCCAACCGAAAGGATGGGCGCTGCTTTTCCATCCCGATTTGATCCGTGGTACTTCTCTCGGTCGTAACATTAAGAATTACCGTTTCTTTTCTTATGAAGTGTATGAGGCACTTCATCTTTCGGAACAGGAACGGCAGATAGTAATCGATTGCCTGAAAAATATAGAACTGGAACTACATCATGGAATAGATAAGCATAGTAAAATGCTGATCGTATCGAATATCGAACTGCTATTGAACTATTGCGTCCGTTTCTACGACCGTCAGTTTATTACCCGCGAAGAAGCAAATAAGGATACACTGGCTAAGTTCGAGAAGATCATGAACGACTATTTCCAGTCGGATAAACCGCAGGATATCGGGCTGCCATCTGTTCAGTATTGTGCCGACCAGTTACATCTTTCGGCAAATTATCTGGGTGATCTGATAAAAAAGGAAACGGGTAAATCTGCGCAGGAGCAAATCCAGCTATATCTTATCGATATGGCAAAAGAGAAAGTGCTCGATACCAGCCGTTCCATCAGTGAGATCGCTTATGAATTAGGCTTTAAGTATCCGCAGCACTTTACCCGTTTGTTTAAAAAGTGTGTGGGAACTTCTCCGAATGAGTATCGGATGCAGAATTAA
- a CDS encoding aldo/keto reductase, with translation METVKLNNGIEMPILGYGVYQVTPEECERCVLDALSVGYRSVDTAQAYFNEEGVGNAISKSGIPRNELFITTKVWISNAGYEKAKASIDESLRKLQSNYVDLLLIHQPFGDYYGTYRAMEEAYKAGKARAIGVSNFYPDRLVDLAECCEIKPAVNQVETHVFNQQIEPQRIMEEYGTRVMSWGPFAEGKNNFFTNELLKTIGEKYGKSVAQVALRYLIQRDVIVIPKSTHKERMIENMDVFDFSLSEEDMQAITTLDQKKSLFLSHTDPEMVKWLINLVKK, from the coding sequence ATGGAAACAGTAAAATTGAATAATGGCATTGAAATGCCAATTTTAGGTTATGGAGTTTATCAGGTGACACCCGAAGAGTGTGAACGTTGTGTATTGGATGCTTTGAGCGTAGGTTATCGTTCTGTCGACACAGCACAAGCCTATTTTAATGAAGAAGGTGTAGGGAATGCAATCAGTAAAAGTGGTATTCCACGGAACGAATTGTTTATTACAACCAAGGTTTGGATATCCAATGCCGGATATGAAAAGGCAAAAGCATCTATCGATGAGTCTTTGCGTAAACTGCAGAGTAATTATGTCGATCTACTCCTGATACACCAACCTTTTGGTGATTATTACGGTACTTACCGTGCGATGGAAGAGGCTTATAAGGCAGGAAAGGCACGTGCTATCGGAGTGAGTAACTTTTATCCCGACCGTCTTGTCGATCTGGCGGAGTGCTGTGAGATAAAACCGGCAGTCAATCAGGTAGAAACACATGTCTTCAATCAGCAAATAGAACCCCAGAGGATCATGGAGGAATATGGAACACGGGTCATGTCATGGGGACCATTTGCAGAGGGTAAAAATAACTTTTTTACTAATGAACTATTGAAAACAATCGGTGAAAAGTATGGAAAGTCGGTTGCACAGGTTGCTTTACGTTACTTGATTCAACGGGATGTGATCGTTATTCCGAAATCGACGCATAAAGAACGTATGATCGAGAATATGGATGTGTTTGATTTCTCCTTATCAGAAGAAGATATGCAGGCTATTACCACGCTTGACCAAAAAAAGAGTCTGTTTCTCTCTCATACTGATCCGGAGATGGTAAAATGGCTGATTAATCTGGTGAAAAAGTAA
- a CDS encoding DUF6078 family protein, whose product MKESFDYSKVPYDFGMCAAENCPKATTCLRQIALKHAPENITFLLIMNPNTLKKMKGTCKLYRPNTKIQNAIGFMRTVNALTLRVADTFRLRMISYLGRKNYYLKRRGGSPLSPAEQQYIVALAKELGVVLEEYFDGYVESYNW is encoded by the coding sequence ATGAAAGAATCGTTCGATTACTCAAAAGTACCCTATGATTTTGGTATGTGTGCAGCAGAGAACTGCCCGAAAGCAACAACCTGTCTACGCCAAATCGCTTTAAAACATGCTCCGGAAAATATAACTTTCCTGCTAATAATGAACCCAAACACATTAAAGAAAATGAAAGGGACGTGTAAACTCTACCGTCCCAACACCAAAATACAGAATGCAATAGGATTCATGCGTACCGTGAATGCACTGACCCTTCGCGTGGCAGATACCTTCCGATTACGGATGATCTCCTATCTCGGCCGGAAAAATTACTATCTAAAACGTAGAGGAGGATCACCTTTATCACCTGCCGAACAACAATATATTGTCGCTCTTGCCAAGGAGTTGGGAGTGGTTCTGGAAGAGTATTTCGACGGATATGTAGAGTCGTATAATTGGTGA
- a CDS encoding HXXEE domain-containing protein — protein sequence MGNSEIIIYLLPLVFMIHDFEEIIGFKAWFTKNGTWLQAKYPRFREQISHLETMSVPSFALAVAEEFILISIATIIYLLFEWPYAWLAFFTAFAFHIGIHIIQFIIIRKYIPVIITSFLSIPYIIIGIDYIIHSFSFKEIAICFSIGLLVAITNLILVHKITPKLDKLI from the coding sequence ATGGGCAATTCTGAAATCATTATATATCTGTTACCTCTCGTCTTTATGATACATGACTTTGAAGAGATAATAGGCTTCAAAGCATGGTTTACAAAAAATGGTACATGGTTACAAGCTAAATATCCCCGATTTAGAGAACAAATCAGTCATTTAGAAACAATGTCCGTACCTTCTTTTGCATTAGCAGTCGCAGAAGAATTCATACTGATTAGTATAGCCACAATAATTTATTTACTTTTTGAATGGCCTTATGCATGGCTAGCCTTTTTTACTGCATTTGCTTTTCATATAGGCATACATATCATTCAATTTATAATTATCAGAAAATATATTCCTGTCATAATAACTTCCTTTTTATCTATTCCCTATATTATTATCGGGATCGATTACATCATTCATTCATTTTCCTTCAAAGAAATTGCAATCTGTTTCTCCATAGGATTATTGGTTGCTATTACTAATTTAATATTGGTTCACAAGATAACACCTAAACTAGATAAACTTATATAA
- a CDS encoding sugar O-acetyltransferase → MILKDFLQVIRTRGPLNTPEIHRFMDEMSNEARRITFELNGSYHTSDEVRALLSRLFGYEVDPTLRVFPPFYTDFGKNIQVGKNVFINACCHFQDHGGVTIGDDCQIGHNVVFATLNHGLAPEDRKTTYPAPIVLGKNVWIGSNATILQGVTIGDNAIVAAGAVVTKDVAANTVVGGVPAKFIRNIEI, encoded by the coding sequence ATGATACTCAAGGATTTTTTACAAGTTATCCGGACACGGGGGCCACTCAATACACCGGAAATCCATCGTTTCATGGATGAGATGAGCAACGAGGCACGACGCATTACCTTCGAACTGAACGGTTCCTATCATACCTCCGACGAGGTTCGGGCATTACTTTCGCGATTGTTCGGATACGAAGTCGATCCGACACTGCGTGTATTTCCTCCATTCTATACTGATTTTGGAAAGAATATACAAGTTGGTAAAAATGTTTTTATCAATGCCTGCTGTCACTTTCAGGATCACGGTGGTGTTACGATCGGTGATGATTGTCAAATCGGACACAACGTTGTGTTCGCTACCCTCAACCACGGCCTTGCACCGGAAGACCGTAAGACAACCTATCCTGCTCCCATTGTACTTGGCAAAAATGTCTGGATCGGTTCGAATGCCACTATTTTACAAGGCGTAACCATTGGCGACAATGCCATCGTTGCAGCAGGAGCTGTCGTAACAAAAGACGTGGCTGCAAACACGGTAGTTGGCGGTGTTCCGGCAAAGTTCATCCGGAACATAGAAATATAA